CTGCCGGAACTCTACCGCGACGCCATTTCAAAGGCGAACCTCGTTGCCGTCCCCGGCTGTTACCCCACCGCTTCTATCCTCGCGCTTCTCCCCGCGCTGGAAGAGGGGCTGATCGAGCCGAATGTGATAGTCAACGCCGTTTCCGGCACAAGCGGCGCCGGGCGGGGGTTCGATACATCCAACGTGAAGGATGGAACATACGCCTACGGCTTCCCCCGGCATCGGCACACCCCGGAGATGGAAGAGGTGCTGAAGGATATTTCCGGCGAAGAGGTTAAGGTGACCTTTGTTCCCCACCTCGGGAATTTCGAGAGGGGGATCTACGCCACGGTCTACGCAAAACTGAAAGGGAAGGTCTCGCAGGAGAAGGTCTCGGAGGCTTATGTTACGCGGTACGGTTCGGAGCATTTCGTATTTACCGCCGGACAGCTTCCGATGCTAAAGGATGTGCAGAATACCAATTCCTGCGCTGTCCATCCGCTGGTAGACGAGCGGAACAACCGGCTTGTGGTGTTCGGAGCAATAGACAACCTTTTGAAGGGCGCGGCAGGGCAGGCTGTGCAATGTTTCAACATTCGGTTCGGATTCGACGAAGCGGAGGGGCTCGATGACTGAGAGTAATTCTGCGATGGTAAAAGGTTTTCGGTTCGCGTCAATGGTCGCCGGAATAAAAAAGAAGCCGCTCGATGACCTCGGGATAATCGTTAGCGACAGGCCTTGCACGGCGGCAGGCCTATTTACGAAGAATATGGTGAAAGCGGCCCCGGTACTTGTGAGCCAAAAGCACCTGAAATCGCCAAAACAGTTTGGAGTAGTGTGTAACAGCGGATGTGCCAATGCTGTAACCGGTTCAACCGGAATGAAGGATGCCGTGAATATGGCGAAGGTACTGGCCGATGGGATTGGGTGCAAAGCGTCTGAGATCCTTGTCGCCTCGACCGGCGTTATAGGTCAGTTCCTTCCGATGCCGAAGCTGGAAACCGGCATTCCAGCGCTGATAAAAGGGCTAAATGAGCACCCGGAGCCATTTTCCAGGGCGATCATGACCACCGATACGGTGCCAAAGACGGCATTTAAAACTGTAAAGCTCGGCGGCAAAGATGTAGCCATTTGGGGTACATCAAAAGGTGCGGGAATGTTACACCCGAATATGGCGACGATGCTTGCCTTCATCGTCACCGATGCCGCCATTCCGAAGCTACTCCTCAAGTCGCTACTCAAAGAGGTGGTGGATGTTACCTTTAACTGCATATCGGTCGACGGCGATACCAGTACGAATGATTCGGTTTTCCTCCTGGCGAACGGCGCGGCGGGGAACGCTCCGCTGAAAAAAGGTACCGCCGATTACAGGAATTTCGCCTCCGCCCTTCGCGAGGTCTCCCTCTCCCTTTCCGAGCAGATAATTCTCGATGCGGAAGGGGCCACCGTCCTGGCCGAGATAAAGGTGGAAAAGGGGAAAAGCCTGAAAGAGGCGGTGACGGTCGCGCGGACGATCGCCGGTTCCCTCCTTGTGAAGACGGCGCTCAACGGCCGCGACGCGAACTGGGGGAGGATCATCTGCGCGGCGGGCTACTCCGGCGCGAAGGTCGATCCGGAAAAGATGGAGCTTTACTTCGGCGAGCACTGCGCCTACCGGAAGGGCGCGCCCGTAAGTGATATGGAAGAGAAGCTCACCGCCGAGATGAAAAAGAAGCGGGTGAATCTCCGGCTTGTTCTCAATCAGGGGAAAGCGTCCGCGTCTTATCTATTCTCCGACATCAGCCGGGAGTACGTCTCAATCAACGCCGACTACAGGAGCTGACCGGTTTGGTATCCACAGCCGACACTGCGGATATGGAGGGGCGGGAGACGCCGTTTACAGTCTCGGAAGTTGCCGACCTTATCAAATCTACTCTTGAGCGCGCGTTCCCTTCCGTCTGGATTGAGGGGGAGCTGAGCAAGGTTGCTCGCCCTGCGTCGGGGCATCTCTATCTCACGCTGAAGGACGACAAGGCGGTGCTCGACGCCGTGGTATGGAAACCTATGGCGATGAAGCTGGCGTTCGAGCCGGAAGAGGGGAGCAAGGTACTCGTGCGCGGGCGCGTTACCACCTACGCCCCTTACGGCAGGTACCAGATGGTGCTCGACAGGATAGAGCCTGCCGGTATCGGCGCGCTTCAGGTGAAGTTCGAGCAGTTGAAGAAGAAGCTCGATGCGAAAGGATATTTCGCCGAAGAGCGGAAGAGAGCGATACCCCCCTTCCCGAAAGCGATAGGGGTGGTCACTTCCGGCACCGGGGCGGCGTTTCACGACATCGTGCAGAACATACATCACCGCGATCCCGGCGTGCGGATCATCCTGGCGCCGGTGATGGTGGAAGGGGCGCAGTCGAAAGACGCGATAGCGGAAGCAATCGACGATTTCAATAAATTCGGCGAGGTCGACATTCTTATTGTCGGGCGCGGGGGCGGTTCGCCGGAATCGCTCTGGGGGTTCAATGAGGAGATCGTCGCCGACGCCATTTCCAGATCGAAGATACCTGTCATCAGCGCGGTCGGTCACGAGATAGATTTCACTATCGCCGATTTTGTTGCCGACCTTCGCGCGCCGACGCCGTCCAGCGCCGCCGTTCTCGCTGTGAAGGAGAGGAAGGATGTTGCCTATACGGTCAACTCGCTTTTGGGGAGGATGGTCTCCGCCGTTGATGGGATGGTGCGGAGTTACCGCGAACAGTTGAGCGGGCTTTTGAGCAGGACGGTCTTTACCGATCCGGCGCGGTTCCTTGAGCCGGACAGGCAGAGGGTAGACGAGCTGACGCTGAGGATGAGTAACGGCGTTCGGCGGAATTTTCTCGATACGCGCAGAAGGGTGGATGCGCTTTACCGCCAGTTGCAGAGTTTAAGGCCCGACAGGATATTGCAGATTAAAAAGGCGGCGGTGTCAGGTCTGGAGAACAGGCTCGCTAGCGTTATGAAGTCGCGCGTTGCGGAAAAGCATGAAAAGCTGACGGCAATCGCGGCGCGGCTCCCGGGGAGCGTCATGTCGCAGTTGGGGAGGAAGCAGAAGGGTTTCGCCATGGTGTCTGGGAAGATAGACGCGCTATCTCCGTTCAAGGTGTTGAAGCGCGGCTACTCCATTGCCCGCATGGAAGACGGCGCGGTGATAAAGAAAAAAGCCCAGGTTAAACGAGGTGATAAAATTTCCATCCTCCTCGACAAGGACGAAACCACATTGAACGAAGACTCCATCAACTGCGAAGTGGTGTAGCTGTTGATCTGGATTCGGATTAGACGGAGCCAAAAGAAGGGGCAGACTAGATTTAAGTTATATCTTGCAGTTTAATAGTTCTGTGAATTATGGTCAGAGCGTCTCGTATGTACCATTACTCTTGACTCTCAGTAAAGTTAGTATCTTCAATTACTTGCTTGATGTAACTTGCATTCAACCAAAAGCATTTCTTTGGTAGCTCCTCTCCATAATGGGTTTCGTATGTATCTCGTTTGTTTCTCCCATGTGGACGAACATGGCAAATACGATTATCTTTTGTTTTCGGAAGATTTTCCGCTTCCCTGTTCTTGATTCTTTTTATTGTCATTTGCCATACCTTTTTACATTCCTCAATATCTTTGTATGGCATATTCCAGAGGAATGCTTTTCGTAGTCTTAGCTTATCGTTGCCATCAAATTGAAAAACTACAAAGAAAAATCTTTTTTCCAATCGTTGTCTTAAATCTGCAGTCGTCCATTTTTCTTTAACTATCTTTTTGTATTTGAATGTTGGAAATGAAATTGCTTCTTTTGGCATTCCTTTTTTGTTTAATCGAATTGTTTTTAAAATAATATCTGCTTTTTCGAATTCTTCTATTTTTTTGCCTCTTACACCCAGTATCATTTTCGAAATATTCGCAAAATAATCTTTAGCCTTTGGATTTGGTGGGTCTTTGTATTGTGCGGCTATTTCTTCAACTGTTTTGCCAATATATGGTTTATATTTTGACATTACTAGGTTTTCAAAAGATTTCACTTTCTGTAATTCTTCAATTCCAGTAATTATTTTTTCAGTGTCAGAAATATCGTCTTCAATTCTTTGTTTCTGTTTTCGTTCAAATTCTTTTACGATGAATTTAAGGTATTTTGGTTTTAGGGAAAAAGCTCTTCTAGGCGCTTTTTTGTTTGAGAACGGTTGCTTGCAAAAAGAACTCTCCCGTGTGGCTCCTTTTATGCAAGCACCCAAATAATTAGTATCCCCTTCAGATATTTCATGAGCGAGTCCCTCTCTGATTTTTTTTGTGATAATATTCCAATCTCTTTTGATTATTTCAGTATCTTCTTTAGGGAATTTCCAAATATCAACTAGCTTGAAAATGTATTTTTTATACGAGACATTTTTTTTGTATTCATAAAAAACTAATAATAACGATTTATTTTTTGTCCAAAATGAACTGTTGTAAAAAGTCAAGGTGTGTTCTTTGTTGAAGTTTATTATATTCATGACAAGCCTCTCCTTTGGGCTTAGCCCATGCCGGGTCATTTTTAAAGGAGTGGTTTTTAATTCTAGTCCAGCTTCAGGGAAATCAGGCTTTGACTCATTGTTGGTTTTGTAGCGAAAATATTGCTCCTCAAGGAGTAAGCCGATATTCCCTTTGCCTCTAGAGTTAAGTTCTCCCTTATTTATTAAAAGAATGGTCTCAACTGATTTGCCGACGATTTTTTTAGCGTATTTTAGTATTGATGCTTCTTTTGTCTTGTCGTAGGGAAGTTGAATATCATGCAATTTTAGTAATCTCTTTTGCTAAAACTACCCCTAATCGCTCAACAATTCCAACAACGAGCGCATTCCCCATTAAAAAGGCTCTTTTAATATCTGATATGCCATTTAGCTTAGTGTGATTGTCAGGAAATTGGTTCAGTCTTTCTAGTTCAATGGGTAGTAAACGGCGATATTTTTTAATTCCATCTGCCTGAATTATATGCTTGAACCTTGATGGAGAGCTACCCCCCTCTCCAGTGACGATAGTGCGAGAAGCTTTATCTAATGGGTCTGGGAATGTCATTGCGCCCTCTGCATATTCGTATTCATGTCCGGTTAATTTGCTTTTTCTTTTTACTCGCTTTGCGCCCTTTAGAAATGTCCATTCCTCTAAATTACCATTTACATAGAATTCTTTTGGTATCATTGAGCTAGGTTCTAAGCAATTTTTTAAGAAGGTGAATTTCCCGGAATATTTTGGAGTTGTTTTGCATGAATATGACCAATCATTAATCATGAATCCCGCATTCTCAAAAGGTGATGTTAGGATTTTCGAATAATTATAATAACTTGAAGTTTTAACTGGATCATTACCTATCATCGACTCAATTATAGTAAACTTACCTTTTTTAATTGGAAACGCCTTTGCCATTATGCCTTTTTCTCCTATTACGTCTAAAGGAATACATGACTTTAACTGTTTATATATCGGTGTCGATTTGTGATAGCCTAAAATGAAAACCCGTTTTCTCCTTTGGGGCATTCCATATTCTGCTGCATTTATAATTCTCCATTCTATTGCATAGCCTAAAGCGTTGAGAGATGCCAGCATAATTGCAAAGTCACGACCACGGTGTGAAGCTGGAGACTTTAATAACCTATCAACATTCTCTAATAAAAGGTATTTTGGTTTGGCTTTTGACTGAGTTATTATTCTGTGAATTTCCCACCACAGCACCCCCTTTTTTCCAATTAAACCTGCGGCCTGATTTAAAGTTCTTGCGACAGAGTAGTCCTGGCAAGGGAAACCTCCAACTAGCATGTCATATTTAGGTATGTCATTTATTTTCACCTGAGAAATGTCTTTCCTAGAATGATTTGAGTTAGGCCATCGAGCTTCGTAAATATCTGAAGCATGTTGAGCTTTTGAGGTTGGCTCATATTGATTGCTCCAGACAATTTCATATTTTATGTTTTTAAGTGCCTTATTTGCTTTTTCAAAGCCTACTCTAAAACCACCTACGCCAGCAAAGAGCTCAATAATATTAATTTTTTTCTTCCTTTTATTCGTCATCATATTACATGCAATATACGACAATTTGCTAGGTCTTGCTTGATTTCATAGCATTTGAAACAGCATCCAATATTATATTTGGACTAGTTAGAACCTGACATTCCCAAATTATGATTACCTGCCACCCGCCTGTTTCTAATTCTAGTTGTTTTTTCTTGTCTCTCACAACATTTTTACTAAGTTTTTGTTGCCAGAAAACCTTATGTGATTTTGGTAATTTGGGTTTACATTTTGGGCAACTATGCCAAAAGCAGCCGTGTATGAAAATAGCGATTTTCTTGCTTGGAAAACATATATCTGGTCTACCAGGTGCTTTTTCCCAGTGTAACCGGTATCCTCGAATACCTTGTCCCCAAAGTAACTTTCGAACTAGAAGTTCCGGCTTTGTATTTTTAGCAGTAATACGGCTCATTAAGTAAGATATTTCCGGTTTTTTTGGAATAGGGGCTCGACCATCACGGCAATACGTTTTTGGAGTATTTTTATCTATCATTGCCTATAAATCGTATTAATTAAAAAAGTTCAAGACTAAATGTAAATTTTCAATTTATTTCCTATTACTTTATATTTTATCAGGATATTTCCATTTCTATTTCTTTTTGCAAAGAAATTCTCATATCATGAAACCAGTCCGGCGGCGCCGAGGAGGCCGGAGTCACCCTTCAGCCGTGAGACTTCGAGAC
This sequence is a window from Nitrospinota bacterium. Protein-coding genes within it:
- the argC gene encoding N-acetyl-gamma-glutamyl-phosphate reductase; its protein translation is MKKNIAIAGASGFTGIEAVKILSQHPNVNLVAVAANSSVGETLSKFMETGAPEMKFCEVDAPEVNGADVIFSCLPHKTGMSQVKGWVENGKTVFDLSADFRLKDAALYEEWYGVKHLAKELLKGAVYGLPELYRDAISKANLVAVPGCYPTASILALLPALEEGLIEPNVIVNAVSGTSGAGRGFDTSNVKDGTYAYGFPRHRHTPEMEEVLKDISGEEVKVTFVPHLGNFERGIYATVYAKLKGKVSQEKVSEAYVTRYGSEHFVFTAGQLPMLKDVQNTNSCAVHPLVDERNNRLVVFGAIDNLLKGAAGQAVQCFNIRFGFDEAEGLDD
- the argJ gene encoding bifunctional glutamate N-acetyltransferase/amino-acid acetyltransferase ArgJ, whose protein sequence is MTESNSAMVKGFRFASMVAGIKKKPLDDLGIIVSDRPCTAAGLFTKNMVKAAPVLVSQKHLKSPKQFGVVCNSGCANAVTGSTGMKDAVNMAKVLADGIGCKASEILVASTGVIGQFLPMPKLETGIPALIKGLNEHPEPFSRAIMTTDTVPKTAFKTVKLGGKDVAIWGTSKGAGMLHPNMATMLAFIVTDAAIPKLLLKSLLKEVVDVTFNCISVDGDTSTNDSVFLLANGAAGNAPLKKGTADYRNFASALREVSLSLSEQIILDAEGATVLAEIKVEKGKSLKEAVTVARTIAGSLLVKTALNGRDANWGRIICAAGYSGAKVDPEKMELYFGEHCAYRKGAPVSDMEEKLTAEMKKKRVNLRLVLNQGKASASYLFSDISREYVSINADYRS
- the xseA gene encoding exodeoxyribonuclease VII large subunit, giving the protein MVSTADTADMEGRETPFTVSEVADLIKSTLERAFPSVWIEGELSKVARPASGHLYLTLKDDKAVLDAVVWKPMAMKLAFEPEEGSKVLVRGRVTTYAPYGRYQMVLDRIEPAGIGALQVKFEQLKKKLDAKGYFAEERKRAIPPFPKAIGVVTSGTGAAFHDIVQNIHHRDPGVRIILAPVMVEGAQSKDAIAEAIDDFNKFGEVDILIVGRGGGSPESLWGFNEEIVADAISRSKIPVISAVGHEIDFTIADFVADLRAPTPSSAAVLAVKERKDVAYTVNSLLGRMVSAVDGMVRSYREQLSGLLSRTVFTDPARFLEPDRQRVDELTLRMSNGVRRNFLDTRRRVDALYRQLQSLRPDRILQIKKAAVSGLENRLASVMKSRVAEKHEKLTAIAARLPGSVMSQLGRKQKGFAMVSGKIDALSPFKVLKRGYSIARMEDGAVIKKKAQVKRGDKISILLDKDETTLNEDSINCEVV
- a CDS encoding Sau3AI family type II restriction endonuclease — translated: MHDIQLPYDKTKEASILKYAKKIVGKSVETILLINKGELNSRGKGNIGLLLEEQYFRYKTNNESKPDFPEAGLELKTTPLKMTRHGLSPKERLVMNIINFNKEHTLTFYNSSFWTKNKSLLLVFYEYKKNVSYKKYIFKLVDIWKFPKEDTEIIKRDWNIITKKIREGLAHEISEGDTNYLGACIKGATRESSFCKQPFSNKKAPRRAFSLKPKYLKFIVKEFERKQKQRIEDDISDTEKIITGIEELQKVKSFENLVMSKYKPYIGKTVEEIAAQYKDPPNPKAKDYFANISKMILGVRGKKIEEFEKADIILKTIRLNKKGMPKEAISFPTFKYKKIVKEKWTTADLRQRLEKRFFFVVFQFDGNDKLRLRKAFLWNMPYKDIEECKKVWQMTIKRIKNREAENLPKTKDNRICHVRPHGRNKRDTYETHYGEELPKKCFWLNASYIKQVIEDTNFTESQE
- the dcm gene encoding DNA (cytosine-5-)-methyltransferase, whose protein sequence is MMTNKRKKKINIIELFAGVGGFRVGFEKANKALKNIKYEIVWSNQYEPTSKAQHASDIYEARWPNSNHSRKDISQVKINDIPKYDMLVGGFPCQDYSVARTLNQAAGLIGKKGVLWWEIHRIITQSKAKPKYLLLENVDRLLKSPASHRGRDFAIMLASLNALGYAIEWRIINAAEYGMPQRRKRVFILGYHKSTPIYKQLKSCIPLDVIGEKGIMAKAFPIKKGKFTIIESMIGNDPVKTSSYYNYSKILTSPFENAGFMINDWSYSCKTTPKYSGKFTFLKNCLEPSSMIPKEFYVNGNLEEWTFLKGAKRVKRKSKLTGHEYEYAEGAMTFPDPLDKASRTIVTGEGGSSPSRFKHIIQADGIKKYRRLLPIELERLNQFPDNHTKLNGISDIKRAFLMGNALVVGIVERLGVVLAKEITKIA
- a CDS encoding very short patch repair endonuclease; the protein is MIDKNTPKTYCRDGRAPIPKKPEISYLMSRITAKNTKPELLVRKLLWGQGIRGYRLHWEKAPGRPDICFPSKKIAIFIHGCFWHSCPKCKPKLPKSHKVFWQQKLSKNVVRDKKKQLELETGGWQVIIIWECQVLTSPNIILDAVSNAMKSSKT